The DNA window TGAGGAATAGGTCTTAGAAAGCAGCTCCCAGCTCCATGCCCAGAGGGGTAGGACTGTCAGTGCTgagtggggtgtggggggctACCCGAGCACCTGCCTCCCGTCTTTGGCcttggggctggggaaggaagggcCAGGACGCTGGACACAGCAAAACGAAGGTGCCCCAGCCCTCGTCCCTGGCTGCCTGGGGCTAAGTGCACGCATGGAGGGGTTTACTTTCTCAGGTCAGGGACCCAGgaggccccagcccccaccccagccctggcgTGAGACAGCTATGGGGCTCTGTGGGCTGCCCTCACTCCTCTTAGGGTCCTGGTGTGGGGAGGCCCCATGGCTCCTGCTCCTCATTGCCAACTCCAGGAGGCGCAAGACGGCAGGGTAGCAAGGAGAGACCACAGGGTGGCTGGGGGCAGGCGTGGGCTTCAGGCCCCAGGGCCAGCACACGAGGAGTCACAGTGTCGGTCTCtctctcacacgcacacacaccagcCTCTTCTCTGGTAGGAGGCTTGTTCGCTTGCTGTctgcctcacacacacacacagtcacagaaTGAATCCGAGTCTCTTAttgctgcagggggtggggtgtcAGGGATGGTTACTCAACGAAGAGAGAAAACAGCACCATCACTACGATGCCCGTGCAGAGCAGAAGCACTTGCTGCAGGGAGTGCCTGTGGGGAGAGGGGCCCACCTGAGGGGAGGTCCAGATGACCACTCTGGGCCCCAGTGGGGCCAGATCCCCCAGGAGCCTCAGGTTTGGGCATGTACACCAAGCCCGCTGCACCAGCTCAGGGGTGGCAGGGCTGAGAGGGAGGGGGTAGAGGCCCTGCAAAGAGCAGTCCCCATGGGTGGCTCACCACGGATCGTCTTCCTCCAAGAGGTCAGGCAGCACGTTCACCAGGGCGATGTAGAGAAAGCCACCAGAGGTGAAGGGCAGGATCCAGGCTACTGTCTCCTCTGCAGCAGGAGGAGAAGCCTTGACTGGCGAGGAGTCCTGAGGTCATGTGTGCTGCACCCCCACCCGCAGGGTGGACTGGGGCAGAACCCGGCCTGGATACCAGGGTCAGGGCAGCTGCGCCTTTGGCTGGGGCCCCTCTTCTGACCGCCAcctgccaccaccacccaccacgcCCGTACCTACTCCCTTGGGGGACTGTGTACAGATGGCGAAGCAGGCGCCCAGCAGGCCCCCCATTGCCGTCGAGAGCTGCAGCTTGGCTGCGCTCCATCGGTCAAAGCCGGCCCGGAGCAGGATGGCAAAGTCGCCCACCTGAGGGGAGGTCCAGACGATCACTCTGGGCCCCAGTGGGGCCAGATCCCCTGGGAGTCTCAGGCATGGGCATGTACACCGAGCCCCCTATACCAGCCCCATCGCTGggacccacccccagccctcatTCCCTTGGTTGGGCCCCAATCTCAAGGGCGCTGGAGCGCGACTGAAATGGTGCCTGCAGCCTAGTAGGCTGAGCAGCTGCGGGCCTCCACGCTCCAGCTCCCCAACCACTGCtgggcagccccaccccagctccttccCCGCAGCTCCACGCCCACATGGCCGATCAGGGGAACCCTCTGGCGCTCACCTCATGGGGAATCTCATGCAGCAGGATAGCCATGGTGGTCAGGAACCCGATCTGCAGGGAGGGGAGTCTGTGGGGTCTGTGCCAAGGACTAGAGCACCCACTTGTCTgctcattctacaaatattttctctgcacTGAGTGCCCTGGCTGGATACCATTTGGCTACTAGAATATAGCAGCGAATAAAACAGACAAGGAACCTTCCCTGAGAAGCTAACAGCCTGGAGGGGAGAGGCAAGGACTGAGTAAACACACAGGGACCCATGTAAGGACACACCGTGCCAAGTGCTATGGGTGAAAGGAGGGCCTGGGTGCCATTGGACAGGAGGGGCCTAATTGAGATGAGGGGTCAGCAAAGGCCTCTTTGAGGAAGTGCATTTTGCTCTGAGGCCTGAAGGATGAGGAGCTAGCTGTTCAAAGAGTGGGAGAAAGAACATGCCAAGCAGAGGCACGAGTGAGGTGGAGGCCATGGGAGAGGAAAGAGCTTGGGGTCAAAGCAtagagggcagggggaggaggcggggggagAAGCATCAAGAAGCAGGCAGGGGCCAAATGTAGCAGCTTGGCAGAGGCCTGTGATCCCAACAAGGAGTGTTTATAGCAAGGAGAAGGGATCAGTGGTTGAGACAAAAGGAGACCATGTCCAGGAGAGCAGCAGGGAGGCTTAGATGCGGGTGTtgagggagggagctggaaggAGATTGAGTGGGGACACCTGGTCTGGAGGCAGAGCCACCTGGTCAACACAGGCACCATCACTCCCACCACACGGCCTGGGCCCCAGCTGCCCCAACCCCACTCACCTTCTTGCTCACAAGgaagctggcagccacagccagcCCATGAGTGAAGTTGTctatggtgttggccagcagGTTGAGATAGCCACTGACCTGGGTGTGGGGAGAGAGAGCCGGGCTGAGTTGGGCAAGCTGGACTGAGCCGGGCCAGCCACTCAGGGTGGGGCGGCTGCAGGAGGAGGGGACCCTGAGTGGGCCACTCACTTTGATGTTCCGGACCACGGCGCTCAGGCCGGGCTCTGCAGCCGGCTGGGCCAGAGAGTGGCCTCCATTGAGCGCGGCAGCAGCTGCGGGGTCTTTGCTGGGGGCCTAGGGccaggaaaaggagggagaggtgACATTAGATGCCCCCCCCTCCACTTGGCCATGGTAGACAAGGGGAGCAAGAGATGGAGAAACAGACAAGAAGTACCCCTTTTATTTGTCTAGACTTTGCTGTCCAGTCATCCGGGAGCCCCCAAACCCAGCAGCCCCTCTGTCACCTGCACTGCTGTCACTGTCAGTCTGTGACAGCACGCCACACGCCAGGGGCTGATCATCCCCCGGTCCTTCCAAACGGGCTGGCCAGAGCTCCCAGAAAGGGCCAAGAGACCCTCTTTTCAGGACTTGATTCAGAGCCTGGGCCTCCAGGCCTGGGCACCGCCATAGAACAGGCTGACCTGTGTAGGCGCTGGGGTCTGGGGCTCACCTGGCTAGTCGCCTCCTTCTCCTTGCCGTCCAAGAACATCTTCTCCAACGCCAGGAATGTCAGGAAGCCAGCAATGACCCAAAGTCccagttgctgctgctgctgtaggCTCTGCCCCTCACCACCTGCAGGGGGTAGTACTGACAGGCCAAGCCCGGCCAGGGCCACAGAAGGGGGCCATTTGGAATGGGACCTAGTCCAGGGCAGTGACAGGGGCAGGGTACCAGGACTAGCTGGTAGCTGGAACCTAGGGACATCCATAGGGACTTGGGCACTGGGACCAGGACAAGTTCCCCGCCAGATGCCCAGAACCCCTCTTGCAGTCATTCTGCAGATTGGGCAGGACCTAGGCCATCCCTGGGCATGGGCACCGGTGTCCACACTCCCCTACTGctctcctgcccccagcctgTGGCCTCACTCACCAGGGCCGGCGCTGTACGTGTAGGCCCACGCCTCAGGCAGCAGGTGGAGAAACACATTGCCCAGGA is part of the Sus scrofa isolate TJ Tabasco breed Duroc chromosome 2, Sscrofa11.1, whole genome shotgun sequence genome and encodes:
- the SLC39A13 gene encoding zinc transporter ZIP13 codes for the protein MPGCPCPGCGMAGQRLLLLTALALELLGGAGGSQQALRSQGVAAACRLDSKESESWGALLSGERLDTWICSLLGSLLVGLSGVFPLLVIPLEMGTTLRSEAGAWRLKQLLSFALGGLLGNVFLHLLPEAWAYTYSAGPGGEGQSLQQQQQLGLWVIAGFLTFLALEKMFLDGKEKEATSQAPSKDPAAAAALNGGHSLAQPAAEPGLSAVVRNIKVSGYLNLLANTIDNFTHGLAVAASFLVSKKIGFLTTMAILLHEIPHEVGDFAILLRAGFDRWSAAKLQLSTAMGGLLGACFAICTQSPKGVEETVAWILPFTSGGFLYIALVNVLPDLLEEDDPWHSLQQVLLLCTGIVVMVLFSLFVE